A single window of Oxyura jamaicensis isolate SHBP4307 breed ruddy duck chromosome 3, BPBGC_Ojam_1.0, whole genome shotgun sequence DNA harbors:
- the ASXL2 gene encoding putative Polycomb group protein ASXL2 isoform X3, producing the protein MLMEQLHAIPLEVSSRLSQTSSPQSGCPSPSIQTGKVISSSQKHSKKALKQALKQQQQKQQQQQCRAGMPVSSNQHVLLKAVKAASDSTPTKSAWEGKQSDGQSNSPQNSTSSSSPSVKLDNSLPGLGKKPFQRSDRLHARQLKRTKCAEIDVETPDSILVNTNLRALINKHTFSVLPTECQQRLLLLLPEVDRQVGADGLMKLSGSALNNEFFTSAAQGWKERLSEGEFTPEMQLRIRQEIEKEKKVELWKEHFFESYYGQSSGLSPEESKRLTANTSPAETEVENPAAEKPKCLPAPLAPLKEEITPPLESKAQAAQAAPAMKKGGEERREDTQPKAAKPAEASVSPDGCAAKPSDHPLSLKEKTQGEIQEKPQSAVSQKPEEERKHAASKEAPVKETVSTSVLALSKPKSPEAGEAVANAPSPVITPQTPEKKSPANEEMEVSVEGHKRKSESREEGVTTPEKKPRIMENCQHHQSFRTQPQSFPAAGTQVPRVPPLKIPVSRISPMPFPAGQVSPGARFPTSVTSPGRTGARTLADIKAKAQQVRAQRAAAAAAAAAAAAAASSGGAVPGPGPGGGGGPPGGGGEKSNTAPSGTNETGTGGNALELAGTGSGGSSRRFLPHCPGPHSQMETQATEQPPAHNLSRAQLQQTSTLQPRTPGSNTGTNCSSSAASALEKSDRIKQSPPNMAVNQVPGSPYAGSSDKQEKAPSAPAGPSQASGASAVRDGTACVTASTASTNTNITKVAPAALGGTSLDVSKGTSPSPLMSLSSLTPTGSEAQAGGAVTSAPSAPSSNASSAVPSLKTHLSSSGALPKASSSIPANNPLVTQLLQGKNVPLEQILPKPLTKAEMKTVPLASNEEKGAAAPSAASVAGNGGAEGGERQSGLPAEQLGKIFSQNRPLPHIPRTFPVPSGKDPGVDQHQCPEALSKTTQEQILQTLIKRVQRQNLFPVLQPSQLNLTHSGFQLENSSTSQRFVLGFMGRRTSKPAMSGHYLLNISTYGRGSESLRRGFLNPENRLCLNSPADAPKTECGECEEMAGHGGSSSEEGDADDESTGDEREGVSVKEEPQASQVSGQCEKEQGSHNINPSDGSSLAKKGVKTEAAASQPAAGSRENVPGFDGTTLARDFIQAAQEQMAHAMRGKMHGSPELFGPSVPSSDSAQPPQLPHSHPPKLCGDAAAQLIGPSYSGTINVSTSPDVNQGSLMTGLSECNQLSSSMGNVMSFSVTVTTIPTSQAMNSGNHGQTIPVQAFAEDHSMEDSPSKCYCRLKAMIMCKGCGAFCHDDCIGPSKLCVSCLVVR; encoded by the exons CTTGGGAAGGAAAGCAGTCAGATGGACAGTCCAACAGCCCTCAGAACTCCACCTCCAGTTCCTCTCCCTCTGTTAAGCTCGATAACTCcttgccagggctggggaagaagcCATTCCAGAGATCTGACAGGCTCCATGCAa GGCAGCTGAAGAGAACAAAGTGTGCTGAAATTGACGTGGAAACTCCTGACTCCATCCTCGTGAACACAAACCTGCGGGCACTGATCAACAAGCACACGTTCTCTGTTCTGCCTACCGAATGCCAGCAgcgcctgctgctgctgctgccagaggtaGACAGGCAG GTTGGGGCAGATGGTTTGATGAAGCTGAGTGGCTCTGCACTGAACAACGAGTTCTTCACGTCAGCTGCCCAAGGCTGGAAGGAGAGGTTGTCAGAAG GTGAGTTTACACCAGAAATGCAGCTAAGAATACGTCAAgagatagaaaaagaaaagaaggttgAGCTGTGGAAGGAACATTTTTTTGAGAGCTACTATGGCCAGAG TTCTGGACTAAGTCCCGAAGAGTCCAAGAGACTGACAGCAAACACCAGCCCTGCCGAGACAGAGGTTGAAAatccagcagctgaaaagcCAAAATGCCTGCCAGCCCCCCTGGCACCACTCAAAGAGGAGATTACTCCCCCATTAGAGTCTAAAGCAcaagcagcacaggcagcacccGCGAtgaaaaaaggaggagaggaaagaagagaggacACGCAGCCAAAAGCAGCCAAACCTGCAGaggcctcagtttccccagatGGCTGTGCAGCGAAGCCTAGTGACCACCCTCtctctttaaaagagaaaacacaaggaGAAATTCAAGAGAAACCACAATCTGCTGTCAGTCAAAAGccagaagaggagagaaagcacGCTGCATCAAAGGAAGCGCCAGTGAAAGAGACTGTGAGTACCTCAGTTTTGGCCCTGAGCAAACCAAAGAGCCCTGAAGCAGGTGAAGCAGTAGCAAACGCACCAAGTCCGGTGATTACTCCACAAACACCAGAAAAGAAGTCCCctgcaaatgaagaaatggaGGTCAGCGTTGAAGGCCATAAGAGGAAGTCGGAGAGCCGAGAAGAAGGTGTAACCACTCCTGAGAAGAAGCCCCGCATCATGGAGAACTGCCAGCACCACCAGTCGTTTCGGACCCAGCCACAGTcctttcctgcagcagggacccAGGTGCCACGGGTACCCCCGCTCAAG ATTCCCGTTTCCAGAATCTCCCCAATGCCATTTCCTGCGGGCCAGGTCTCTCCCGGGGCACGTTTCCCAACCTCAGTTACCAGTCCAGGAAGAACAGGGGCCAGAACTTTGGCAGATATCAAGGCCAAAGCCCAGCAAGTCCGGGCCCAGAGGGCAGCGGCCGccgccgcagccgccgccgccgccgccgccgcgtcTTCGGGGGGAGCAGTGCCGGGGCCCGGACCCGGCGGTGGCGGGGGCCCTCCAGGTGGTGGAGGAGAGAAGAGTAACACAGCACCAAGCGGAACCAACGAAACTGGAACTGGAGGAAATGCACTGGAACTGGCAGGAACTGGAAGCGGGGGAAGTTCGAGAAGGTTTCTTCCCCATTGTCCAGGGCCCCACTCCCAAATGGAGACCCAGGCCACGGAGCAGCCACCAGCTCACAATCTCTCTAGAGCACAACTACAGCAAACTTCCACACTGCAACCCAGAACTCCAGGCAGCAATACAGGCACCAACTGCTCCTCGTCAGCGGCATCAGCATTAGAGAAAAGCGACAGAATAAAGCAGAGCCCCCCAAACATGGCTGTGAACCAGGTTCCAGGCTCCCCGTATGCTGGCAGCAGTGACAAACAAGAGAAAGCaccttctgctccagcaggtccGAGCCAGGCCAGTGGGGCATCAGCTGTCAGGGATGGAACAGCCTGTGTCACTGCGTCCACAGCGAGTACCAACACAAACATAACTAAGGTAGCGCCTGCGGCCTTAGGAGGGACCAGCTTAGATGTCTCTAAAGGCAcatctccttcccctctgaTGTCTTTGTCTTCGCTGACACCCACGGGCTCAGAAGCCCAGGCTGGAGGCGCGGTAACATCTGCTCCATCTGCCCCTTCCTCTAACGCTTCGTCGGCAGTACCTAGCCTTAAAACTCACCTAAGCTCCAGTGGGGCCCTCCCCAAAGCAAGCTCCAGTATTCCTGCTAACAACCCTTTAGTCACCCAGCTGCTTCAGGGCAAGAACGTCCCTCTGGAACAAATCCTGCCGAAGCCTCTCaccaaagcagaaatgaaaactgtcCCGTTGGCCTCTAACGAAGAAaaaggggcagcagcacccagtgcTGCGAGCGTAGCAGGGAACGGAGGAGCCGAGGGTGGTGAAAGACAATCGGGGTtacctgcagagcagcttggGAAGATCTTTAGCCAGAACAGGCCCCTGCCTCACATTCCAAGGACCTTTCCAGTCCCCTCGGGAAAGGACCCCGGTGTTGACCAGCACCAGTGCCCAGAGGCGCTCAGTAAAACAACGCAAGAGCAGATCCTTCAGACGCTCATCAAGAGGGTCCAGAGGCAGAATTTGTTCCCAGTCCTTCAGCCTTCACAACTGAACCTCACTCACTCAGGGTTCCAGTTAGAAAACAGCTCCACCAGCCAGAGATTTGTGCTGGGTTTCATGGGCAGGAGGACCTCCAAGCCTGCTATGTCTGGTCATTACCTGCTCAACATTTCCACCTATGGCCGTGGCTCGGAGAGCTTGAGGAGAGGCTTCCTGAACCCAGAAAACCGCTTGTGTCTGAACAGCCCTGCTGACGCTCCGAAAACAGAATGTGGGGAATGTGAGGAGATGGCTGGCcacggcggcagcagcagcgaggaAGGAGATGCAGATGATGAGAGTACTGGTGATGAACGTGAAGGCGTCAGTGTGAAAGAGGAGCCCCAGGCTTCGCAGGTGTCTGGCCAGTGTGAAAAAGAACAGGGGTCACACAACATAAACCCTTCAGATGGCAGCAGCCTTGCTAAGAAGGGTGTAAAGACGGAGGCAGCCGCgtctcagccagcagcaggcagcagggagaacGTTCCGGGGTTTGACGGAACTACGTTAGCGCGAGATTTTATTCAAGCCGCTCAAGAGCAAATGGCACATGcaatgaggggaaaaatgcaCGGCAGCCCTGAGCTCTTCGGTCCTTCTGTACCGTCCTCGGACTCTGCGCAGCCTCCCCAGCTTCCTCACTCACACCCTCCAAAGCTGTgtggagatgctgcagcacagctcattGGGCCCAGTTACAGCGGCACAATAAACGTCTCCACCTCCCCGGACGTCAACCAAGGGTCCCTGATGACGGGGCTGTCGGAATGCAATCAGCTGTCGAGCAGCATGGGGAACGTCATGTCCTTTTCGGTGACTGTAACCACCATTCCCACCAGCCAAGCTATGAACTCTGGCAACCACGGCCAGACCATCCCGGTTCAAGCCTTCGCTGAAGACCACAGCATGGAGGACTCCCCTTCCAAATGTTACTGCAGGTTGAAAGCCATGATCATGTGCAAGGGCTGCGGCGCCTTCTGCCATGACGATTGCATTGGCCCCTCTAAGCTCTGTGTCTCCTGCCTTGTCGTGCGGTAA
- the ASXL2 gene encoding putative Polycomb group protein ASXL2 isoform X4, giving the protein MPVSSNQHVLLKAVKAASDSTPTKSAWEGKQSDGQSNSPQNSTSSSSPSVKLDNSLPGLGKKPFQRSDRLHARQLKRTKCAEIDVETPDSILVNTNLRALINKHTFSVLPTECQQRLLLLLPEVDRQVGADGLMKLSGSALNNEFFTSAAQGWKERLSEGEFTPEMQLRIRQEIEKEKKVELWKEHFFESYYGQSSGLSPEESKRLTANTSPAETEVENPAAEKPKCLPAPLAPLKEEITPPLESKAQAAQAAPAMKKGGEERREDTQPKAAKPAEASVSPDGCAAKPSDHPLSLKEKTQGEIQEKPQSAVSQKPEEERKHAASKEAPVKETVSTSVLALSKPKSPEAGEAVANAPSPVITPQTPEKKSPANEEMEVSVEGHKRKSESREEGVTTPEKKPRIMENCQHHQSFRTQPQSFPAAGTQVPRVPPLKIPVSRISPMPFPAGQVSPGARFPTSVTSPGRTGARTLADIKAKAQQVRAQRAAAAAAAAAAAAAASSGGAVPGPGPGGGGGPPGGGGEKSNTAPSGTNETGTGGNALELAGTGSGGSSRRFLPHCPGPHSQMETQATEQPPAHNLSRAQLQQTSTLQPRTPGSNTGTNCSSSAASALEKSDRIKQSPPNMAVNQVPGSPYAGSSDKQEKAPSAPAGPSQASGASAVRDGTACVTASTASTNTNITKVAPAALGGTSLDVSKGTSPSPLMSLSSLTPTGSEAQAGGAVTSAPSAPSSNASSAVPSLKTHLSSSGALPKASSSIPANNPLVTQLLQGKNVPLEQILPKPLTKAEMKTVPLASNEEKGAAAPSAASVAGNGGAEGGERQSGLPAEQLGKIFSQNRPLPHIPRTFPVPSGKDPGVDQHQCPEALSKTTQEQILQTLIKRVQRQNLFPVLQPSQLNLTHSGFQLENSSTSQRFVLGFMGRRTSKPAMSGHYLLNISTYGRGSESLRRGFLNPENRLCLNSPADAPKTECGECEEMAGHGGSSSEEGDADDESTGDEREGVSVKEEPQASQVSGQCEKEQGSHNINPSDGSSLAKKGVKTEAAASQPAAGSRENVPGFDGTTLARDFIQAAQEQMAHAMRGKMHGSPELFGPSVPSSDSAQPPQLPHSHPPKLCGDAAAQLIGPSYSGTINVSTSPDVNQGSLMTGLSECNQLSSSMGNVMSFSVTVTTIPTSQAMNSGNHGQTIPVQAFAEDHSMEDSPSKCYCRLKAMIMCKGCGAFCHDDCIGPSKLCVSCLVVR; this is encoded by the exons CTTGGGAAGGAAAGCAGTCAGATGGACAGTCCAACAGCCCTCAGAACTCCACCTCCAGTTCCTCTCCCTCTGTTAAGCTCGATAACTCcttgccagggctggggaagaagcCATTCCAGAGATCTGACAGGCTCCATGCAa GGCAGCTGAAGAGAACAAAGTGTGCTGAAATTGACGTGGAAACTCCTGACTCCATCCTCGTGAACACAAACCTGCGGGCACTGATCAACAAGCACACGTTCTCTGTTCTGCCTACCGAATGCCAGCAgcgcctgctgctgctgctgccagaggtaGACAGGCAG GTTGGGGCAGATGGTTTGATGAAGCTGAGTGGCTCTGCACTGAACAACGAGTTCTTCACGTCAGCTGCCCAAGGCTGGAAGGAGAGGTTGTCAGAAG GTGAGTTTACACCAGAAATGCAGCTAAGAATACGTCAAgagatagaaaaagaaaagaaggttgAGCTGTGGAAGGAACATTTTTTTGAGAGCTACTATGGCCAGAG TTCTGGACTAAGTCCCGAAGAGTCCAAGAGACTGACAGCAAACACCAGCCCTGCCGAGACAGAGGTTGAAAatccagcagctgaaaagcCAAAATGCCTGCCAGCCCCCCTGGCACCACTCAAAGAGGAGATTACTCCCCCATTAGAGTCTAAAGCAcaagcagcacaggcagcacccGCGAtgaaaaaaggaggagaggaaagaagagaggacACGCAGCCAAAAGCAGCCAAACCTGCAGaggcctcagtttccccagatGGCTGTGCAGCGAAGCCTAGTGACCACCCTCtctctttaaaagagaaaacacaaggaGAAATTCAAGAGAAACCACAATCTGCTGTCAGTCAAAAGccagaagaggagagaaagcacGCTGCATCAAAGGAAGCGCCAGTGAAAGAGACTGTGAGTACCTCAGTTTTGGCCCTGAGCAAACCAAAGAGCCCTGAAGCAGGTGAAGCAGTAGCAAACGCACCAAGTCCGGTGATTACTCCACAAACACCAGAAAAGAAGTCCCctgcaaatgaagaaatggaGGTCAGCGTTGAAGGCCATAAGAGGAAGTCGGAGAGCCGAGAAGAAGGTGTAACCACTCCTGAGAAGAAGCCCCGCATCATGGAGAACTGCCAGCACCACCAGTCGTTTCGGACCCAGCCACAGTcctttcctgcagcagggacccAGGTGCCACGGGTACCCCCGCTCAAG ATTCCCGTTTCCAGAATCTCCCCAATGCCATTTCCTGCGGGCCAGGTCTCTCCCGGGGCACGTTTCCCAACCTCAGTTACCAGTCCAGGAAGAACAGGGGCCAGAACTTTGGCAGATATCAAGGCCAAAGCCCAGCAAGTCCGGGCCCAGAGGGCAGCGGCCGccgccgcagccgccgccgccgccgccgccgcgtcTTCGGGGGGAGCAGTGCCGGGGCCCGGACCCGGCGGTGGCGGGGGCCCTCCAGGTGGTGGAGGAGAGAAGAGTAACACAGCACCAAGCGGAACCAACGAAACTGGAACTGGAGGAAATGCACTGGAACTGGCAGGAACTGGAAGCGGGGGAAGTTCGAGAAGGTTTCTTCCCCATTGTCCAGGGCCCCACTCCCAAATGGAGACCCAGGCCACGGAGCAGCCACCAGCTCACAATCTCTCTAGAGCACAACTACAGCAAACTTCCACACTGCAACCCAGAACTCCAGGCAGCAATACAGGCACCAACTGCTCCTCGTCAGCGGCATCAGCATTAGAGAAAAGCGACAGAATAAAGCAGAGCCCCCCAAACATGGCTGTGAACCAGGTTCCAGGCTCCCCGTATGCTGGCAGCAGTGACAAACAAGAGAAAGCaccttctgctccagcaggtccGAGCCAGGCCAGTGGGGCATCAGCTGTCAGGGATGGAACAGCCTGTGTCACTGCGTCCACAGCGAGTACCAACACAAACATAACTAAGGTAGCGCCTGCGGCCTTAGGAGGGACCAGCTTAGATGTCTCTAAAGGCAcatctccttcccctctgaTGTCTTTGTCTTCGCTGACACCCACGGGCTCAGAAGCCCAGGCTGGAGGCGCGGTAACATCTGCTCCATCTGCCCCTTCCTCTAACGCTTCGTCGGCAGTACCTAGCCTTAAAACTCACCTAAGCTCCAGTGGGGCCCTCCCCAAAGCAAGCTCCAGTATTCCTGCTAACAACCCTTTAGTCACCCAGCTGCTTCAGGGCAAGAACGTCCCTCTGGAACAAATCCTGCCGAAGCCTCTCaccaaagcagaaatgaaaactgtcCCGTTGGCCTCTAACGAAGAAaaaggggcagcagcacccagtgcTGCGAGCGTAGCAGGGAACGGAGGAGCCGAGGGTGGTGAAAGACAATCGGGGTtacctgcagagcagcttggGAAGATCTTTAGCCAGAACAGGCCCCTGCCTCACATTCCAAGGACCTTTCCAGTCCCCTCGGGAAAGGACCCCGGTGTTGACCAGCACCAGTGCCCAGAGGCGCTCAGTAAAACAACGCAAGAGCAGATCCTTCAGACGCTCATCAAGAGGGTCCAGAGGCAGAATTTGTTCCCAGTCCTTCAGCCTTCACAACTGAACCTCACTCACTCAGGGTTCCAGTTAGAAAACAGCTCCACCAGCCAGAGATTTGTGCTGGGTTTCATGGGCAGGAGGACCTCCAAGCCTGCTATGTCTGGTCATTACCTGCTCAACATTTCCACCTATGGCCGTGGCTCGGAGAGCTTGAGGAGAGGCTTCCTGAACCCAGAAAACCGCTTGTGTCTGAACAGCCCTGCTGACGCTCCGAAAACAGAATGTGGGGAATGTGAGGAGATGGCTGGCcacggcggcagcagcagcgaggaAGGAGATGCAGATGATGAGAGTACTGGTGATGAACGTGAAGGCGTCAGTGTGAAAGAGGAGCCCCAGGCTTCGCAGGTGTCTGGCCAGTGTGAAAAAGAACAGGGGTCACACAACATAAACCCTTCAGATGGCAGCAGCCTTGCTAAGAAGGGTGTAAAGACGGAGGCAGCCGCgtctcagccagcagcaggcagcagggagaacGTTCCGGGGTTTGACGGAACTACGTTAGCGCGAGATTTTATTCAAGCCGCTCAAGAGCAAATGGCACATGcaatgaggggaaaaatgcaCGGCAGCCCTGAGCTCTTCGGTCCTTCTGTACCGTCCTCGGACTCTGCGCAGCCTCCCCAGCTTCCTCACTCACACCCTCCAAAGCTGTgtggagatgctgcagcacagctcattGGGCCCAGTTACAGCGGCACAATAAACGTCTCCACCTCCCCGGACGTCAACCAAGGGTCCCTGATGACGGGGCTGTCGGAATGCAATCAGCTGTCGAGCAGCATGGGGAACGTCATGTCCTTTTCGGTGACTGTAACCACCATTCCCACCAGCCAAGCTATGAACTCTGGCAACCACGGCCAGACCATCCCGGTTCAAGCCTTCGCTGAAGACCACAGCATGGAGGACTCCCCTTCCAAATGTTACTGCAGGTTGAAAGCCATGATCATGTGCAAGGGCTGCGGCGCCTTCTGCCATGACGATTGCATTGGCCCCTCTAAGCTCTGTGTCTCCTGCCTTGTCGTGCGGTAA